One segment of Ricinus communis isolate WT05 ecotype wild-type chromosome 8, ASM1957865v1, whole genome shotgun sequence DNA contains the following:
- the LOC8282722 gene encoding probable DNA replication complex GINS protein PSF1, with translation MYAKKGYELVKEFSSGEKGQLQAFNEDLFHQVIGQCGQHYLELQALIRKMQEESVDVAETRNADHYGALTHHLSLIRNKRCLMAYVYNRAEIIRNLAWKVGFELLELPEEIQEKLNHSEKNYYGKHSAALQSYMAEIGIDLNVDMVPPKDPYIKVRVLSDMGEGILLSDKTANLSRHSMHFLKRTDAEQYIARGMMEELTS, from the exons ATGTATGCAAAAAAGGGATATGAGCTAGTGAAAGAATTTTCGAGCGGCGAAAAAGGCCAACTTCAGGCATTTAAT GAGGATCTGTTTCATCAAGTCATTGGTCAATGTGGTCAGCATTACCTAGAGCTTCAGGCTTTGATAAG GAAAATGCAGGAAGAAAGTGTGGATGTGGCAGAAACTAGAAACGCAGATCATTATGGAGCGCTTACTCACCATCTCTCTTTAATTCGCAACAAACGCTGCTTAATGGCGTATGT GTACAACCGAGCAGAAATTATACGTAATTTGGCATGGAAAGTAGGGTTTGAGCTCCTTGAGCTTCCGGAAGAAATTCAAGAGAAGCTTAATCACTCAGAGAAAAACTATTATGGGAAGCATTCTGCTGCTCTGCAATCATATATGGCAGAAATAGGCATCGATTTGAATGTG GATATGGTGCCACCCAAGGATCCCTACATCAAGGTAAGAGTCCTTAGTGATATGGGTGAAGGGATATTATTAAGTGACAAGACGGCCAATCTTTCCCGCCACTCAATGCACTTTCTGAAACGAACAGATGCTGAGCAGTACATTGCACGG GGTATGATGGAAGAGCTTACAAGCTAA
- the LOC125370792 gene encoding uncharacterized protein At1g15400-like, giving the protein MAGLQRSAVSFRRQGSSGLVWDDKALSGELNQVANSNSNQKQEHDHHQQEHQEIQEKLDIKQERDVKPSRSISTIERSRSNGGQRGYRTGKVSPAFEPPSPRVSACGFCGAFGKPPKNHRKKAGKTRSR; this is encoded by the coding sequence ATGGCCGGTTTACAGAGATCTGCAGTATCATTTAGAAGGCAGGGATCATCAGGGCTTGTTTGGGATGATAAGGCTTTGTCGGGGGAGTTAAACCAAGTAGCTAACAGCAACAGCAATCAAAAGCAAGAACACGATCATCATCAGCAAGAacatcaagaaattcaagaaaagCTAGATATTAAGCAAGAAAGAGACGTCAAGCCATCGAGATCAATCAGCACCATTGAAAGAAGCCGATCCAATGGTGGACAGCGAGGTTACCGTACCGGTAAGGTCTCTCCGGCTTTTGAACCTCCTTCTCCGAGAGTTTCTGCTTGTGGGTTCTGTGGTGCTTTCGGAAAACCACCCAAGAATCATCGGAAAAAGGCTGGTAAGACTAGATCGAGATag
- the LOC112534605 gene encoding putative pumilio homolog 8, chloroplastic, whose product MPLGSFHGYNGMNFQSNSYGGASTSAVEERNESSCTVGQDSIPGMQNQDSFIMFASTQQGSEYLQDLLATSDSYLTTSKILDKVTASVVGIPVINYLMVDQHGYHVCSKLIDSCNDIQLTLILERITKNTEQFVRICCAINGSKMIKKLIKKVKRSCLISYLTVSLYKGFYQLAINQIGSYVVVFCMDCLDIQQNALLYEAAISHCLILATDAIGCVSANKFIDRIQGSRRQTLLELISDNAVFLSQDPSGNHVVQKVLGLEHPIINAKIGAQLKGHYVRLSFQKWGSHVVEKCLVSQAMVYAVQDLLTCGSSQLLQIARDQFGNYVIQKALKVTKKKNIALHRILLNSLEPNLNALRNGFGKKVYSLIMDGIPVNEG is encoded by the coding sequence ATGCCTTTGGGCTCTTTCCATGGTTATAATGGCATGAATTTTCAATCAAACAGTTATGGTGGTGCAAGCACTTCTGCAGTTGAAGAAAGAAACGAAAGCTCTTGTACGGTTGGTCAAGATTCTATCCCAGGTATGCAGAATCAGGACAGCTTTATCATGTTCGCTAGTACTCAACAAGGCTCGGAGTACCTTCAGGATTTGTTGGCAACTAGTGACTCTTATCTTACAACAAGTAAAATCCTAGATAAGGTTACAGCTTCAGTGGTTGGCATCCCTGTGATCAATTATCTAATGGTCGATCAACATGGGTATCATGTCTGTTCAAAGCTGATTGATTCCTGTAATGACATACAGTTGACCCTGATTTTGGAGAGGATAACCAAAAACACGGAACAGTTTGTTCGAATATGCTGCGCCATAAATGGTTCAAAGATGATTAAGAAGTTGATAAAAAAGGTGAAGAGGTCATGCTTGATATCTTACCTGACTGTTAGTCTATACAAGGGATTCTACCAGCTGGCGATAAATCAAATAGGGTCGTATGTTGTGGTTTTCTGCATGGACTGCCTTGATATTCAGCAGAACGCATTGCTGTATGAAGCTGCTATTTCACATTGTCTTATCTTGGCAACAGATGCAATTGGATGTGTATCAGCGAACAAGTTCATTGACAGAATCCAAGGTTCGCGCAGGCAAACCCTCCTTGAATTAATCTCTGACAATGCGGTGTTCCTCTCACAGGATCCTTCAGGGAACCATGTCGTGCAGAAAGTCCTAGGACTTGAACACCCAATCATTAATGCAAAAATAGGCGCTCAGCTGAAGGGTCATTACGTAAGGCTATCATTTCAAAAGTGGGGCAGTCATGTGGTCGAAAAATGCTTGGTATCACAAGCGATGGTTTACGCAGTTCAGGATCTTCTAACTTGCGGCAGTAGCCAATTATTGCAAATTGCCAGAGATCAGTTCGGTAATTATGTGATCCAGAAAGCACTCAAAGttacaaagaagaagaatattgCACTCCATCGTATACTTTTGAACAGCCTCGAGCCAAATCTCAATGCTCTCCGGAATGGGTTTGGAAAGAAAGTTTACAGTTTGATCATGGATGGAATTCCAGTTAACGAAGGATGA
- the LOC8282304 gene encoding probable polygalacturonase At1g80170 yields MKKKEISSCTPFGPFLIVLINVCTFMFTGFVCVQGSFDSLLQLPQSRLSARTRLRSKRVFFVSDFGAIGDGAANDTQAFKEAWEMACSFPSRTRIVIPAGYTLLVHPVDLGGPCKSKLTLIISGTIVAPKDPAFWKGSNPRKWLYFHGVNHLTIDGGGTINGMGHRWWAQSCKINPNNPCRHAPTAMTFHKCKDLKIMNLRVVYGQQMHLSFTNCIRVTAFHLVVTSPAFSPNTDGIHISASRHVEIRDSIVRTGDDCISIVGNSSRIKIRKIACGPGHGISIGSLGKYDSSSKVHDILIDGAFLSNTDNGLRIKTWQGGSGNATEIKFQNVFMKNVSNPIIIDQYYCDSQIPCANQSSAVKVANISFIHIKGTSATEHAIRFACSDSSPCEGLYLEDVQLLSHNGEILKSFCWEAYGSSVDPVNPPPCFSYSQSFIKQKVQSESFTFF; encoded by the exons atgaaaaagaaagaaataagttCTTGCACACCGTTTGGTCCCTTTCTGATAGTTTTGATTAACGTTTGTACATTTATGTTTACTGGTTTTGTGTGTGTACAAGGATCATTTGACTCCCTTCTCCAGCTCCCACAATCTCGGTTGTCGGCAAGAACCCGACTCAGATCCAAAAGGGTCTTCTTTGTTAGCGATTTTGGTGCTATAGGAGATGGTGCCGCTAATGATACTCAG GCTTTTAAGGAAGCTTGGGAAATGGCTTGTTCTTTCCCATCAAGAACCAGAATTGTAATTCCAGCTGGATATACTCTTCTTGTTCATCCTGTTGATTTGGGTGGGCCTTGTAAATCAAAACTTACTCTCATT atatcTGGTACTATTGTTGCTCCCAAAGATCCTGCTTTTTGGAAAGGTTCAAATCCTCGAAAATGGCTATACTTCCATGGAGTAAACCATCTTACAATAGATGGGGGAGGCACAATCAACGGTATGGGACATAGATGGTGGGCTCAGTCTTGCAAGATCAACCCAAATAAC CCGTGTCGACATGCTCCTACG GCCATGACTTTCCACAAATGCAAGGACTTGAAAATCATGAACCTAAGGGTGGTCTATGGTCAACAAATGCATTTATCATTCACCAATTGCATCAGGGTTACGGCATTCCATCTTGTGGTGACATCACCTGCTTTTAGTCCCAATACTGATGGGATTCATATTAGTGCATCCCGCCATGTTGAGATAAGAGATAGCATTGTAAGGACAG GAGATGACTGCATCTCTATAGTCGGCAACTCGTCACGAATTAAAATCAGGAAAATTGCCTGTGGTCCAGGCCATGGCATAAG CATTGGAAGCTTGGGAAAATATGACTCGTCTTCAAAGGTGCATGATATATTGATTGATGGGGCATTCCTGTCCAACACTGACAATGGACTCCGGATCAAAACATGGCAG GGAGGTAGTGGTAATGCAACTGAGATCAAGTTCCAGAATGTGTTCATGAAAAATGTATCAAATCCAATTATCATAGATCAATACTATTGTGATTCTCAAATTCCGTGTGCTAACCAG AGTTCAGCTGTTAAAGTGGCCAATATATCCTTCATCCACATCAAGGGAACTTCAGCTACAGAGCATGCTATTAGATTTGCTTGCAGTGATAGTTCACCGTGTGAAGGGTTATATTTAGAAGATGTTCAACTGTTGTCTCACAATGGAGAAATCTTAAAATCTTTTTGTTGGGAAGCCTATGGCTCGAGTGTGGATCCAGTCAATCCACCTCCTTGCTTCTCGTACAGCCAAAGCTTCATTAAGCAGAAAGTTCAATCAGAATCCTTTACATTTTTCTGA
- the LOC8282305 gene encoding peptide deformylase 1A, chloroplastic, with protein sequence METLHRFSLRLLPISLADKCLKPTKHHPIYRLTRIPISKPDFRTTIPYSITRKSLSSSSIAKAGWLLGLGENKKMSLPDIVKAGDPVLHEPAREVDPDEIGSERIQKIIDDMVKVMRRAPGVGLAAPQIGVPLRIIVLEDTTEYIGYAPKEETKAQDRRPFDLLVILNPKLKKKGNRTALFFEGCLSVDGFRAVVERSLEVEVSGLDRSGQPIKVDASGWQARILQHECDHLDGTLYVDKMVPRTFRTVDNLDLPLAEGCPNLGAQ encoded by the exons ATGGAGACTCTCCATCGATTCTCTCTCCGTCTCCTCCCAATATCTTTAGCCGATAAATGCTTAAAACCCACAAAACACCATCCCATATATCGTTTAACCCGAATACCCATTTCCAAACCCGATTTCAGAACCACGATCCCCTACTCTATAACCCGGAAATCCTTATCTTCCTCTTCAATTGCCAAAGCGGGTTGGCTATTGGGTCTTggagaaaacaagaaaatgagTTTGCCAGATATAGTTAAAGCTGGTGACCCGGTTTTGCATGAACCAGCTAGGGAAGTTGACCCGGATGAAATTGGATCCGAAAGGATACAAAAGATAATTGATGATATGGTTAAAGTTATGAGAAGAGCTCCTGGTGTTGGATTAGCTGCTCCTCAGATTGGAGTCCCATTAAGG ATCATAGTTTTGGAAGATACAACAGAATATATTGGTTATGCACCCAAGGAAGAGACTAAAGCCCAGGACAGACGCCCTTTTGATCTTCTG GTGATCCTGAACCCAAAGCTTAAAAAGAAGGGCAACAGAACTGCACTGTTTTTTGAAGGCTGTCTAAG TGTTGATGGGTTCAGAGCAGTGGTGGAGCGAAGCCTCGAGGTTGAGGTTTCAGGTTTGGATCGATCTGGCCAGCCTATCAAAGTGGATGCCTCTGGCTGGCAGGCTCGTATCTTACAGCATGAGTGTGATCATTTGGACGGAACTCTTTATGTTGATAAAATGGTTCCAAGAACATTTAGAACTGTAGACAATTTGGACCTTCCTCTTGCTGAGGGATGCCCCAACCTCGGTGCACAGTAG